One window from the genome of Cryptomeria japonica chromosome 6, Sugi_1.0, whole genome shotgun sequence encodes:
- the LOC131075234 gene encoding citrate-binding protein translates to MEKSIFVGSIFFSCFILLQLPGSIAAPTDGFTAQDFTFDIQKPYDKSVDQRYTFINDVHTMWVFSNDKPHTPSSNTKPRTEMRFRAKGGDYTSGVWQFEGDMYVPSGSTGVAAMQVMGGANGVSAALQIRVYDGVLKEYGSSPATSFGPANIYDRWIHLNVIHDADNKHIQIYLDGKLSFDASNPGTGSHYFKCGVYTQNNSSQRMESRWRNIKIWKRN, encoded by the exons ATGGAGAAGAGCATATTTGTTGGCTCGATCTTTTTCAGCTGCTTCATTTTACTGCAATTGCCTGGCTCGATTGCAGCTCCAACAGATGGTTTCACAGCACAAGATTTCACCTTTGACATTCAAAAACCATACGATAAAAGTGTAGATCAACGCTACACCTTCATCAATGACGTCCACACCATGTGGGTTTTCAGCAATGATAAACCCCACACACCCAGCAGCAATACTAAGCCCCGTACGGAAATGCGTTTCCGAGCCAAG GGCGGCGATTATACGTCAGGGGTTTGGCAATTCGAGGGGGATATGTATGTGCCGTCTGGAAGCACGGGCGTAGCGGCGATGCAAGTCATGGGCGGGGCTAATGGAGTCTCTGCAGCTctgcaaattagggtttacgatgGGGTGTTGAAAGAATATGGGTCTTCTCCTGCTACTTCATTCGGACCTGCCAATATATACGATCGCTGGATTCACCTTAACGTCATTCATGATGCGGATAATAAGCACATTCAAATCTATTTGGATGGCAAACTCAGCTTTGATGCTTCAAACCCTGGGACTGGAAGCCATTATTTTAAATGCGGAGTTTATACACAGAACAATTCGAGCCAGAGAATGGAGTCGCGGTGGAGGAATATTAAGATCTGGAAGCGTAATTAG
- the LOC131075237 gene encoding citrate-binding protein-like, with amino-acid sequence MEKSIFASSIFISCFILLQLRGSIAALTDGFTAQDFTFKVQKPYDKSVDQRYTFINGVHTMWVFSNDKPASPNTNTKPRTEMRLQAKGGDYTSGVWQFEGDMYVPSGSTGVAVMQVMGGVNGGSAALQIRVYDGALKQYGSTAPTPFGPANVYNWWIHVNVIHDADKKHIQVYFDGKLSLDAPNPGTGSHYFKCGVYEQNNPSQRMESRWRNIKIWKRN; translated from the exons ATGGAGAAGAGTATATTTGCTAGCTCGATCTTTATCAGCTGCTTCATTTTACTGCAATTGCGGGGCTCGATTGCAGCTCTCACAGACGGTTTCACAGCACAAGACTTCACCTTTAAGGTTCAAAAACCATACGATAAAAGTGTAGATCAACGCTACACCTTCATCAATGGCGTCCACACTATGTGGGTCTTCAGCAATGATAAACCCGCCTCACCCAACACCAATACTAAGCCCCGCACGGAAATGCGTTTGCAAGCCAAG GGCGGCGATTATACGTCAGGGGTTTGGCAATTCGAAGGGGATATGTATGTGCCGTCTGGAAGCACGGGCGTAGCGGTGATGCAAGTCATGGGTGGGGTTAACGGAGGCTCTGCGGCTctgcaaattagggtttacgatgGGGCGTTGAAACAGTATGGCTCTACTGCTCCCACTCCTTTTGGTCCCGCCAATGTGTACAATTGGTGGATTCATGTTAATGTTATTCATGATGCTGACAAAAAGCACATTCAAGTCTATTTCGACGGAAAACTCAGCTtggacgccccaaaccctggcacTGGAAGCCATTATTTTAAATGCGGCGTTTATGAACAGAACAATCCGAGTCAGAGAATGGAGTCGCGGTGGAGAAATATTAAGATCTGGAAGCGTAATTAG